In Rhodothermales bacterium, a genomic segment contains:
- a CDS encoding AAA family ATPase, with the protein MTKSPSPDTPDETPPAELEVESPSLPSLLEQYTAHYPAWAQEFARKYFTKTLTQFILYGAVRDLVPSQDEDGNTTYVSLTDFLIQDLFASRDIVLFYDRSSGIHFADKASQKDFNQALSGYDTIFGTDFAQKLPKDPVRVLSVLQNYFRTRLADGKRIACVIDYAETVVPMAEAATYSAEDRNALVFLQKWSHDPLFMSSDFTVTLVAQNLSELNQQLVQSPYTAEIRIPIPGETERRQFVDWYLKGREELYAQFSAVDARGLAANTAGLGFIQLRTILADVLENRTKLTFDVLSDMKKEFIEAEAYGMLEFVETDLTLDHVAGHNEAKTHLRQAAKAIKAGRPDVMPMGYLVSGPVGTGKTFTILCFSGEIGIPMVKLKNFRSQWQGQTESNLEKILTLLEAMTPVAVMIDEADAALGNRDAEGDSGVSKRVFGQIAQFMSDPSHRGKIIFFLLTARPDYMPVDLKRQGRAEEHIALFYPSTRAEREELLTVMMKRTGVSLPMSDIPDALLNGERTFSGADMEALLTRAKFRAAADGRTKGNVTTRILKEVVDDFMPPTYPLEVELQTLVAVMECTSKALLPEIYRTMDRESIVRRVDELQHLVK; encoded by the coding sequence ATGACGAAATCACCATCGCCTGACACCCCGGACGAAACCCCACCGGCCGAGCTCGAAGTCGAGTCGCCCTCGTTGCCCTCCCTCCTGGAGCAGTACACGGCCCATTACCCGGCCTGGGCCCAGGAATTCGCGCGGAAGTATTTCACGAAGACGCTCACGCAGTTCATCCTGTACGGAGCGGTCCGCGACCTCGTGCCCTCGCAGGACGAGGACGGCAACACGACGTATGTCTCGCTGACGGACTTCCTCATCCAGGACCTGTTCGCCTCGCGGGACATCGTCCTCTTCTACGACCGGTCCAGCGGCATCCACTTCGCTGACAAGGCCAGCCAGAAGGATTTCAACCAGGCCCTGTCCGGATACGACACGATTTTCGGGACGGATTTCGCCCAGAAGCTGCCCAAGGATCCCGTCCGCGTGCTATCGGTGCTGCAGAACTATTTCCGGACCCGTCTCGCCGACGGAAAACGGATTGCCTGCGTCATCGATTATGCGGAGACCGTGGTTCCGATGGCCGAGGCCGCCACGTATTCCGCGGAAGACCGCAACGCCCTCGTTTTCCTGCAGAAATGGTCGCACGATCCGCTCTTCATGAGCAGCGACTTCACGGTCACGCTCGTCGCCCAGAACCTGTCTGAGCTCAACCAGCAACTGGTGCAGAGCCCATATACGGCTGAAATCCGGATTCCCATTCCGGGTGAAACGGAACGGAGGCAGTTCGTGGACTGGTACCTGAAGGGCCGCGAGGAACTGTACGCGCAGTTTTCGGCCGTCGACGCGCGCGGATTGGCCGCCAATACGGCCGGCCTCGGGTTCATCCAGCTCCGGACCATTCTGGCCGATGTCCTGGAGAACCGCACGAAGCTCACCTTCGATGTCCTCTCGGACATGAAGAAGGAGTTCATTGAGGCGGAAGCCTACGGCATGCTGGAGTTCGTGGAGACCGACCTCACGCTCGACCACGTCGCCGGTCACAACGAAGCCAAGACCCACCTGCGGCAGGCCGCCAAGGCCATCAAGGCCGGCCGGCCCGACGTCATGCCCATGGGTTACCTGGTGAGTGGACCGGTCGGAACCGGGAAAACCTTCACCATCCTGTGCTTCTCGGGCGAAATCGGGATCCCGATGGTGAAGCTGAAGAACTTCCGGAGCCAGTGGCAGGGGCAGACCGAATCGAACCTGGAAAAAATCCTGACGTTGCTCGAGGCCATGACCCCCGTCGCCGTCATGATCGACGAAGCAGATGCCGCCCTGGGCAACCGGGACGCCGAGGGCGATTCCGGCGTCTCGAAACGCGTCTTCGGACAGATTGCCCAGTTCATGAGCGATCCGTCGCACCGCGGCAAGATCATTTTCTTCCTGCTCACCGCGCGGCCGGACTACATGCCGGTCGACCTCAAGCGGCAGGGTCGCGCCGAAGAACACATTGCCCTCTTCTACCCTTCCACGCGGGCGGAACGCGAGGAATTGCTGACCGTCATGATGAAGCGGACGGGTGTCTCCCTGCCCATGTCCGACATCCCGGACGCCCTGCTGAACGGTGAACGGACGTTTTCCGGGGCCGATATGGAAGCGCTTCTTACGCGGGCAAAATTCCGCGCGGCCGCCGATGGCCGCACCAAAGGCAATGTCACCACGCGCATACTGAAGGAAGTGGTGGACGACTTCATGCCACCCACCTATCCGCTCGAGGTGGAACTTCAGACGCTCGTGGCGGTCATGGAGTGCACCAGCAAAGCTCTCCTCCCGGAAATCTACCGGACCATGGATCGTGAGTCCATCGTGCGCCGGGTGGACGAATTGCAACACCTCGTAAAGTAA
- a CDS encoding class I fructose-bisphosphate aldolase: MTTTDIADILGAEASYLLDHKSTTIAKEHLHLPGPDFVERVWMGSDRNPQVLRSMQQLFGTGRLGGTGYISILPVDQGIEHSAGASFAKNPIYFDPENIVKLAIEGGCNGVASTYGALGSIARKYAHRIPFIMKFNHNELVTYPNTYDQILFARIEEAWNMGCVGVGATIYFGSEESNRQLEEVTEAFAIAHELGMMTILWCYMRNSEFTVDGVNHETSADLTGQANHLGATIEADILKQKQPEQNGGYRALNSGNSSYGKLDERIYSELSSDHPIDLTRYQVANGYMGRAGLINSGGASGSNDLQQAVKTAVINKRAGGMGLISGRKAFQRPMKEGVDILNAIQDIYLNDEITIA, encoded by the coding sequence ATGACCACTACCGACATTGCCGACATCCTGGGCGCCGAGGCGTCGTACCTGCTGGACCACAAGAGCACGACCATCGCCAAGGAGCACCTCCATCTGCCCGGGCCCGACTTCGTCGAGCGCGTATGGATGGGCTCGGACCGCAATCCCCAGGTGCTCCGCTCCATGCAGCAACTCTTCGGAACCGGTCGGCTGGGCGGCACGGGGTACATCTCCATCCTTCCCGTGGATCAGGGGATCGAGCATTCCGCGGGCGCATCGTTTGCCAAGAACCCCATTTACTTCGATCCCGAGAATATCGTGAAGCTGGCCATCGAGGGAGGGTGCAACGGCGTCGCATCCACCTATGGCGCACTGGGCAGCATTGCGCGCAAGTACGCGCATCGCATCCCCTTCATCATGAAGTTCAACCACAATGAACTGGTCACCTATCCGAATACGTACGACCAGATCCTGTTCGCCCGGATAGAAGAAGCCTGGAACATGGGATGCGTCGGCGTGGGTGCCACCATCTATTTCGGTTCGGAAGAGTCCAACCGGCAGTTGGAGGAAGTCACCGAGGCGTTCGCCATTGCCCACGAACTGGGCATGATGACCATCCTTTGGTGCTACATGCGCAACAGCGAATTCACGGTGGACGGTGTGAACCACGAGACCAGTGCCGACCTGACCGGCCAGGCGAACCATCTCGGGGCCACCATCGAAGCCGATATCCTCAAGCAGAAGCAGCCCGAGCAGAACGGCGGATACCGCGCCTTGAACAGCGGCAACTCCAGCTACGGCAAATTGGATGAGCGCATTTACAGCGAGCTCTCGAGCGACCACCCCATCGACCTCACGCGCTACCAGGTGGCGAACGGGTACATGGGGCGGGCAGGACTCATCAACTCCGGCGGTGCCAGCGGATCGAACGATCTGCAACAAGCGGTCAAAACGGCCGTCATCAACAAGCGCGCCGGTGGTATGGGTCTGATTTCAGGACGCAAGGCCTTCCAGCGCCCCATGAAGGAAGGAGTCGACATCCTGAACGCCATCCAAGACATCTATCTGAATGACGAAATCACCATCGCCTGA
- a CDS encoding FAD-binding oxidoreductase encodes MNCSFDTLVVGAGLAGACAAAELARHERVLLVDASHPAAGASGVGAGLASPLMGLRSRPPWRVREALPALDRLIDAADFRPHVRSGLLRSAMTPQQAEDCRKSAEEFPDMARWHAEPLTGETTDPTDTKGWSFVRAPFGLLDIYGGMTLSIPEFVDAVVRLAVRRGAVTRFPARLRRWHASAGADACVTAHFADGAPVVARRMLLALGGGMLPPWCGELMRGQLPRLHLHAVKGQSVRVARPAGLPPATDAAAMLPSLSGAGYIVDEGDTFFVGSTYEHTFSHMEPDVDMGDALLDRAITMMPSLAGSPVVERLAGCRATVPGIRLPMVGPLPGTPGVHVFTGLGSKGLILAPLLAEEIPHYFRHPEAIPEEIRVAVRPRNR; translated from the coding sequence ATGAATTGTTCGTTCGATACGCTCGTCGTCGGTGCCGGACTGGCCGGTGCCTGCGCGGCGGCCGAGTTGGCCCGCCACGAGCGGGTCCTGCTGGTCGATGCGTCGCACCCGGCCGCAGGCGCCTCCGGCGTCGGGGCAGGTCTCGCCAGTCCGCTCATGGGCCTCCGGTCGCGCCCCCCGTGGCGCGTGCGGGAGGCGCTTCCGGCCCTGGATCGCCTCATTGATGCCGCCGACTTCCGGCCCCACGTCCGATCCGGCCTGCTGCGCTCGGCCATGACACCCCAGCAAGCCGAGGACTGCCGGAAGTCTGCCGAGGAGTTCCCGGATATGGCCCGGTGGCATGCGGAGCCCTTGACCGGAGAAACGACCGATCCAACCGACACGAAGGGATGGTCCTTCGTACGCGCCCCTTTCGGGCTCCTGGACATCTACGGCGGAATGACCCTGTCCATCCCGGAGTTCGTGGACGCCGTCGTCCGGCTGGCCGTCCGGCGAGGGGCGGTCACCCGGTTCCCGGCCCGGCTCCGCCGGTGGCACGCGTCGGCCGGGGCCGACGCGTGCGTGACCGCCCACTTCGCCGACGGCGCGCCGGTGGTGGCCCGCCGCATGCTGCTCGCGTTGGGCGGCGGAATGCTGCCCCCGTGGTGTGGGGAACTCATGCGCGGGCAGTTGCCGCGTCTGCACCTGCACGCCGTGAAGGGACAATCGGTCCGTGTCGCACGCCCCGCCGGGCTCCCGCCCGCCACGGACGCCGCGGCAATGCTCCCCTCACTGTCCGGCGCCGGCTACATCGTGGACGAAGGCGACACCTTCTTCGTCGGCAGTACCTATGAACACACCTTTTCCCACATGGAGCCCGACGTGGACATGGGCGACGCCCTCCTGGACCGGGCCATCACCATGATGCCGTCGCTGGCCGGGTCGCCGGTCGTGGAGCGCCTGGCAGGCTGTCGCGCCACAGTCCCGGGCATCCGGCTCCCCATGGTGGGTCCATTGCCCGGCACACCCGGAGTCCACGTCTTCACGGGGCTCGGATCGAAGGGTTTGATCCTCGCCCCGCTGCTCGCGGAAGAAATTCCTCATTATTTTCGCCATCCGGAAGCGATTCCGGAAGAAATCCGGGTTGCCGTCCGGCCCCGAAACCGCTAA